Proteins encoded by one window of Lathyrus oleraceus cultivar Zhongwan6 chromosome 1, CAAS_Psat_ZW6_1.0, whole genome shotgun sequence:
- the LOC127078331 gene encoding N6-mAMP deaminase, with the protein MQFTIDIKQNTHMNFLNITKMEEWCESMPKVELHAHLNGSIRVSTLLKLAKALNETQKDAINFSQMEHVIMKNALSLTEVFHMFDLIHNVITDHNIVTRITKEVIEDFASDNVVYLELRTTPKRNDSIGMSKRSYIDAVIEGLKSVSSVDVDFIPKTEDSKSFINDKFNGNSRKRIIVRLILSIDRRETTEAAMETVKLALEMRHFGVVGIDLSGNPKTGEWTTYLPALKFAREQGLNVTLHCGEIRNPKEIKNMLDFHPQRIGHACFFEDEHWRRMKSSKIPVEICLTSNIRTFSVASIDVHHFGDLYKANYPLVLCTDDTCVFSTSLSKEYKYAADSFGLGKWEMFEVSRNAVEHIFADNGVKNDLRKYFHSVSKNMEV; encoded by the exons ATGCAATTTACGATCGATATAAAACAAAATACTCATA TGaattttctcaacataacaaAAATGGAGGAATGGTGTGAGTCAATGCCAAAGGTTGAACTGCATGCTCATCTCAATGGATCCATCAGAGTCTCTACACTCCT AAAACTTGCCAAGGCTTTGAATGAAACTCAAAAGGATGCTATAAATTTCTCTCAAATGGAACATGTCATCATGAAAA ATGCTCTTTCATTGACAGAAGTATTCCATATGTTTGATCTAATTCACAATGTTATTACTGATCATAACATTGTTACAAGAATCACAAAAGAG GTCATTGAGGATTTTGCATCTGATAATGTTGTTTATTTGGAGTTGAGGACTACTCCAAAG AGAAACGATTCGATTGGAATGAGCAAACGCTCGTACATTGACGCTGTGATCGAAGGTCTAAAATCAGTTAGTTCAGTTGATGTCGATTTCATTCCAAAGACGGAAGATTCTAAAAGTTTTATCAATGATAAGTTCAATGGGAATTCGAGAAAAAGAATCATTGTTAGGCTTATCTTGAGCATCGACCGCAGAGAAACAACGGAAGCAGCTATGGAAACT GTTAAGCTTGCATTGGAAATGAGGCATTTCGGTGTAGTTGGAATTGATCTCTCTGGAAATCCGAAAACTGGTGAATG GACTACGTATTTACCGGCGCTGAAATTCGCGAGAGAACAAGGTCTTAATGTAACACTTCACTGCGGAGAG ATACGAAATCCGAAAGAGATAAAGAACATGCTTGACTTTCATCCCCAAAGGATTGGACATGCTTGTTTCTTCGAGGACGAGCATTGGAGAAGGATGAAATCTTCTAAAATTCCG GTTGAAATTTGTTTGACATCAAACATAAGGACATTCTCTGTTGCATCTATAGATGTTCACCATTTTG GTGATTTGTACAAGGCAAACTATCCTTTAGTCCTATGTACTGATGACACATGTGTATTCAGTACAAGTCTCTCCAAAGAATACAAATATGCTGCTGATTCATTTG GATTGGGAAAGTGGGAAATGTTTGAAGTATCAAGGAATGCTGTGGAGCATATATTTGCAGATAATGGAGTGAAGAAtgatttaagaaaatattttcaTTCAGTGTCAAAGAATATGGAAGTGTAA